A genome region from Tolypothrix sp. PCC 7712 includes the following:
- the folP gene encoding dihydropteroate synthase — protein MSTNLMIRGRCFQWGQQTYLMGVLNVTPDSFSDGGEFNSTATAVAQAQALVAAGADIVDVGGQSTRPGAEQITVAEEMERVVPIVKALRSGMDIPISVDTTRADVAKASVAAGADIINDISGGTFDSEMLPTVASLGVPIVLMHIRGNPQTMQQQTDYQDLMAEIYNFLAKQIATAIAVGIDQQKIIIDPGIGFAKNYEQNLEIFRRLRSLRVLNCPILVGPSRKSFIGRILNQPDPKARVWGTAAACCAAIFNGADILRVHDVKEMRDVSFVADALFRQTTQD, from the coding sequence ATGTCAACTAACTTAATGATTCGGGGACGCTGTTTCCAATGGGGACAGCAGACTTATCTCATGGGTGTATTAAATGTAACTCCTGATAGCTTTAGTGATGGTGGTGAATTTAACTCTACTGCTACAGCTGTAGCACAAGCCCAAGCACTAGTAGCTGCTGGCGCTGATATTGTTGATGTCGGTGGTCAGTCTACGCGACCAGGAGCAGAGCAAATAACTGTTGCGGAAGAAATGGAGCGAGTGGTACCAATTGTCAAAGCCCTGCGTTCCGGAATGGATATACCGATTTCTGTAGATACAACTAGGGCAGATGTAGCTAAAGCATCTGTAGCTGCTGGCGCTGATATAATTAATGATATTTCTGGCGGCACTTTTGATTCAGAAATGTTGCCAACAGTAGCGAGTTTAGGCGTGCCTATTGTGTTGATGCACATCCGGGGAAACCCGCAGACGATGCAACAACAAACTGATTATCAAGATTTAATGGCAGAAATTTATAATTTTCTTGCAAAACAAATAGCTACTGCAATTGCTGTAGGCATTGACCAGCAGAAAATAATTATTGATCCTGGTATTGGCTTTGCTAAAAACTATGAGCAAAATTTAGAAATTTTTCGCCGCTTGCGGTCATTGAGAGTGCTTAATTGCCCTATTTTAGTAGGGCCTTCTCGTAAAAGTTTCATCGGTCGGATTCTCAATCAACCAGATCCCAAAGCACGAGTCTGGGGAACAGCTGCGGCTTGTTGTGCGGCTATCTTTAATGGCGCTGATATCCTCCGAGTTCACGATGTGAAAGAAATGCGTGATGTTTCATTTGTAGCCGATGCTTTGTTTCGGCAAACAACACAAGATTAG
- a CDS encoding SPFH domain-containing protein, producing MEPIIAIVLALIGYALGSAKLINQGNVALVERLGRYHRKLSPGLNFIVPLVDQIVMEDTTREQYIDIKPQNVITRDNIYLEVDAILYWRIKDIEKSFYAIDDLQGALVQLAHTTLREIIAQNTVEETNVSRSEMDRAILDQLNDTTAGWGVEIIRLDIQRITPPESVRKSMEEERAAEIKKRALISEAEGERQAAIKKAEGTMTSMQIIAEALRTNPESKEILRYLVAQDYINASYRLGESQNAKVVFVDPGKSGDLMKEMIAESTNIEGNGTPNGNGNT from the coding sequence ATGGAGCCAATTATTGCTATAGTCTTAGCGCTTATAGGTTATGCCTTAGGATCTGCGAAACTGATTAATCAAGGGAATGTCGCTCTAGTAGAGCGATTAGGGCGATATCATCGTAAATTAAGTCCAGGGCTGAACTTTATTGTTCCCCTGGTAGATCAGATCGTCATGGAAGATACTACCAGGGAGCAGTATATAGACATTAAGCCCCAGAATGTCATTACTAGAGATAATATCTACCTCGAAGTTGATGCTATCCTTTACTGGCGCATTAAAGATATAGAAAAGAGCTTTTACGCTATTGATGATCTCCAAGGCGCATTGGTACAGCTAGCTCACACCACACTCCGGGAAATTATCGCTCAGAATACGGTCGAAGAAACCAATGTCTCTCGCTCAGAGATGGACAGAGCCATTTTAGACCAGTTGAATGATACAACAGCTGGTTGGGGCGTTGAGATTATCCGCTTAGATATTCAGCGCATTACGCCGCCTGAAAGCGTGCGGAAGTCGATGGAAGAGGAAAGAGCAGCTGAAATCAAAAAACGGGCGCTGATTTCCGAAGCTGAAGGAGAACGCCAAGCCGCAATTAAGAAAGCAGAAGGAACTATGACTTCTATGCAAATAATTGCTGAAGCTTTACGCACCAATCCTGAAAGTAAGGAAATTTTGCGTTATCTTGTGGCTCAAGATTACATCAATGCTAGTTACAGGCTAGGTGAAAGTCAAAACGCGAAAGTTGTGTTTGTAGATCCTGGCAAAAGTGGCGACTTGATGAAAGAGATGATTGCTGAGAGTACAAATATAGAAGGTAATGGCACACCCAATGGTAATGGGAATACCTAG